From a single Gimesia fumaroli genomic region:
- a CDS encoding SpoVG family protein yields MDISEVRIKLMNDPHERLLAFCSITFDVSFVIRDLKIIQGAKGAFVAMPSRKLMDRCPKCHTKNHLRASFCNQCGVRLDENRADKDDAGRARLYADIAHPINSECRELIQQEVLKAYQDETISAKQDGYICRYDDFGEEDYARLSPSYEEDSEETKAPAETAGSESIHIRKNNQVFRIDSAESSQESSPPHHTAAEQPESDKVSSNESESRLRGGDTFGSGIV; encoded by the coding sequence ATGGATATCAGTGAAGTACGCATCAAGTTGATGAATGATCCGCATGAAAGATTACTTGCTTTTTGCTCGATTACTTTCGATGTTTCGTTTGTCATTCGAGATTTGAAAATTATTCAGGGGGCCAAAGGCGCCTTTGTGGCGATGCCCAGTCGCAAACTAATGGATCGCTGCCCGAAATGTCACACCAAAAACCACCTGCGGGCCTCGTTTTGTAATCAGTGTGGTGTGCGACTCGATGAAAACCGGGCGGATAAGGATGACGCGGGACGCGCCCGACTCTATGCCGATATCGCCCATCCGATCAATTCGGAATGCCGTGAATTGATTCAGCAGGAAGTCCTCAAAGCCTATCAGGATGAAACCATCTCCGCAAAGCAGGATGGCTATATCTGTCGCTATGACGACTTTGGTGAAGAGGATTATGCCCGCCTGAGTCCTTCCTATGAGGAAGATTCCGAAGAAACAAAGGCCCCTGCCGAAACAGCGGGTTCTGAATCAATCCACATCCGCAAAAATAATCAGGTATTCCGAATAGACTCTGCCGAGAGTTCTCAGGAATCGAGTCCGCCGCATCATACGGCAGCAGAACAGCCCGAATCAGACAAAGTATCATCGAATGAGAGTGAGTCTCGTTTACGAGGCGGTGATACCTTTGGTTCCGGAATTGTCTGA
- a CDS encoding 3-keto-disaccharide hydrolase produces MKSLHAFLLLMTSVCFLTSCSDSAPTEKQKEEALNEVPAIDLPEKTLESLFEVEDGFTLLSLKDFKEFQGKSKEPVQEPTWTEKNGVISCTGQPRGYLHSLESLGNCTVRLEYRFPESAEKNENPNTGFLFFITGENRIWPKCLEVQGKFEEMAHIKSNSKEITLEVTDNQAARESARRPIGEWNAIEVVCKDGALTSVLNGTPIASSKPSELKSGFFGIQSEGDAVEFRNIRVQKLTD; encoded by the coding sequence ATGAAATCTCTGCATGCATTTTTGTTACTAATGACCTCGGTTTGTTTTCTGACAAGTTGTAGTGATTCCGCACCGACTGAAAAACAAAAAGAGGAAGCACTCAATGAGGTTCCTGCCATCGATTTGCCTGAAAAAACGTTAGAATCGTTATTCGAAGTCGAAGATGGTTTTACGCTTCTGAGCCTGAAAGACTTTAAAGAGTTTCAGGGAAAATCAAAAGAGCCGGTCCAGGAACCGACCTGGACGGAAAAAAATGGTGTGATCTCCTGCACGGGCCAGCCACGGGGCTATCTGCACTCGCTGGAAAGTCTGGGGAACTGCACCGTACGGTTGGAGTATCGTTTTCCGGAATCAGCTGAGAAAAATGAGAACCCCAACACCGGCTTTCTGTTTTTCATCACCGGCGAAAATCGAATCTGGCCTAAGTGTCTGGAAGTGCAGGGTAAATTTGAGGAGATGGCTCACATCAAATCCAACAGCAAAGAAATCACCCTGGAAGTGACCGACAATCAGGCGGCCCGCGAATCTGCCAGACGCCCGATCGGCGAGTGGAACGCCATCGAAGTCGTTTGTAAAGATGGTGCGCTGACTTCGGTTTTGAATGGAACCCCCATCGCTTCCAGTAAGCCGAGTGAACTCAAGTCAGGTTTCTTCGGCATTCAGTCCGAAGGAGACGCTGTCGAGTTTCGCAATATCCGCGTGCAGAAACTGACCGATTAG
- the ispE gene encoding 4-(cytidine 5'-diphospho)-2-C-methyl-D-erythritol kinase, which yields MLFSYSNSRSITVHTPAKLNLFLSIDHKRSDGFHDITSLMLSVGIYDTLVFTEEPSSEVELRVVEANSLQPQQLTVQESTPTGEENLVVRAIRLLQVKSGKQQGIRIQLTKRIPSQAGLGGGSSDAAAALFAVNKLWQLGLSLHELRELAAELGSDIPFFLTESTSAICRGRGELIKPVSIPHCLHFVVVRPCSGLSTADVYRHCRVGSHSENQVAQLAGDLASGQFHSLSSLMLNDLQAPAETLNSDILILKDYFSKQSVLGHMMSGSGTAYFGICQNRAQASQIAARLRSTIKGHIFVVQNRL from the coding sequence ATGCTCTTTTCTTACTCCAATTCGCGCTCCATTACCGTTCATACTCCTGCAAAATTAAATTTGTTCTTAAGCATCGATCATAAGCGATCCGACGGCTTTCACGATATTACGTCGTTAATGCTGTCGGTGGGAATATACGACACTTTAGTTTTCACGGAGGAACCTTCATCAGAAGTTGAGTTGCGTGTTGTCGAAGCAAATTCTCTTCAGCCCCAACAACTTACAGTCCAGGAGTCGACCCCGACCGGAGAAGAAAATCTGGTAGTTCGCGCAATCAGGTTGCTTCAGGTAAAGTCGGGTAAACAACAAGGAATTCGAATTCAGTTAACAAAACGAATTCCTTCCCAGGCTGGATTAGGCGGGGGGTCAAGTGATGCAGCTGCAGCCTTGTTTGCTGTCAATAAACTTTGGCAATTGGGATTGTCGCTTCATGAACTACGTGAATTGGCGGCGGAACTGGGAAGTGATATTCCCTTCTTTCTGACAGAAAGCACCAGTGCCATCTGCCGGGGAAGAGGTGAACTGATAAAACCTGTTTCAATTCCCCATTGTCTCCATTTTGTAGTTGTCCGTCCCTGTTCGGGACTATCGACTGCTGACGTTTATCGGCACTGTCGAGTGGGAAGCCATTCGGAAAATCAGGTAGCGCAACTCGCAGGCGATCTGGCTTCTGGTCAATTTCATTCATTATCCAGCCTCATGTTGAATGATCTTCAGGCTCCTGCGGAAACACTGAATTCGGACATATTAATTTTAAAAGATTACTTCTCAAAACAATCTGTTTTGGGGCATATGATGAGTGGTAGTGGGACTGCCTATTTCGGTATCTGCCAGAACCGGGCTCAGGCATCTCAGATTGCGGCACGATTACGTTCCACAATCAAAGGGCACATATTTGTCGTCCAGAACCGGCTATAG
- a CDS encoding ThuA domain-containing protein: MQFRLLMSFCLLACTLLLTPSYSQAESGKTRVLMLTQSKGYTHGSVKRKDKTELAPAEIAMVQLGKQSGLFSVDCTQDAAADFTKENLKNYDIVMFYTTGMLPIKEADMQYFLNDWLKQKGHGFIGFHSATDTYKSYEPYWDMVGGSFNGHPWTSGNKVTITVHNTDHPAMKSFGKEFQIKDEIYQYKNWQPEKVHVLMSLNMEKCNPKRPYQVPVAWAKEWGNGKVFVNNLGHNPQTWANPAFQKSVIGAIKWIRGDAPSAVPVNPELSKREDAKAAAATKAAEK; encoded by the coding sequence ATGCAATTTCGATTATTGATGTCTTTCTGCCTGCTGGCATGTACCCTGTTGCTGACCCCCTCCTATTCCCAGGCCGAATCAGGAAAAACCAGGGTGTTGATGCTGACCCAGAGTAAAGGTTATACACACGGCTCGGTAAAGCGGAAGGATAAGACCGAGTTGGCACCTGCCGAAATCGCCATGGTCCAACTGGGCAAACAGTCCGGCCTGTTCTCGGTCGACTGTACTCAGGATGCAGCCGCGGACTTCACGAAAGAGAATCTGAAAAACTATGACATCGTAATGTTCTACACGACCGGAATGCTGCCGATCAAAGAAGCAGATATGCAATATTTTCTGAATGACTGGCTCAAACAGAAAGGGCATGGTTTCATCGGTTTCCACTCCGCCACCGATACTTATAAATCGTACGAGCCCTATTGGGATATGGTCGGTGGTTCGTTCAACGGGCACCCCTGGACTTCCGGTAATAAGGTGACGATCACTGTGCATAATACCGATCACCCGGCGATGAAATCGTTCGGCAAAGAATTTCAGATCAAAGACGAAATTTATCAGTACAAGAACTGGCAGCCGGAAAAAGTGCATGTGCTAATGAGCCTGAATATGGAAAAATGCAATCCCAAACGTCCTTACCAGGTTCCCGTTGCCTGGGCGAAAGAGTGGGGAAACGGCAAGGTCTTTGTGAATAACCTGGGACACAACCCGCAAACCTGGGCCAATCCTGCCTTTCAAAAATCAGTCATCGGAGCCATCAAATGGATCCGCGGCGATGCACCCTCTGCAGTTCCCGTGAATCCGGAACTTTCCAAACGGGAAGATGCAAAGGCAGCCGCTGCTACCAAAGCCGCTGAAAAGTAA
- a CDS encoding SDR family oxidoreductase, with protein sequence MSKVIVVTGATQGLGRAMSAGFIEAGHTVIGCGRSAEKIAALSKQYGAAHQFSVVDIADDRSVQDWASSAIDQFGPPDLLLNNAAQINENAPLWEVPAEDFDSIIDVNIKGTANTIRHFLPVMLEQQTGVVVNFSSGWGRSTSAEVASYCATKWAIEGLTQALAQELPRGMAAIPLNPGIINTELLQSCFGSQAAHYPTAEEWAETAVPFLLGLSARDNGKQLTAPG encoded by the coding sequence ATGTCGAAAGTAATCGTCGTGACGGGCGCGACCCAGGGATTGGGGCGCGCCATGTCCGCTGGCTTCATTGAAGCCGGTCACACCGTGATCGGCTGTGGTCGGTCAGCAGAAAAGATCGCAGCACTGTCAAAACAGTATGGTGCAGCGCATCAGTTTTCGGTGGTCGATATTGCTGATGACCGCTCTGTTCAAGACTGGGCGTCTAGTGCGATAGACCAGTTTGGGCCGCCGGATTTGCTGCTGAATAATGCGGCGCAGATCAACGAGAACGCGCCGCTGTGGGAAGTACCTGCGGAAGACTTTGATTCCATTATCGATGTGAATATCAAAGGTACCGCCAACACCATTCGCCATTTTCTGCCTGTCATGCTAGAGCAGCAGACGGGCGTGGTTGTGAATTTCAGTTCCGGTTGGGGGCGTTCGACGTCCGCAGAAGTCGCCTCTTATTGTGCGACGAAATGGGCCATCGAAGGTTTGACGCAGGCACTGGCGCAAGAACTGCCACGTGGCATGGCGGCGATCCCTTTGAATCCGGGGATTATTAATACCGAATTGCTGCAAAGCTGTTTTGGTTCACAAGCCGCACACTACCCGACGGCAGAAGAATGGGCAGAGACCGCCGTCCCCTTTCTATTAGGCCTATCGGCTCGAGATAACGGAAAACAATTGACGGCTCCTGGTTAG